The following are encoded together in the Triticum dicoccoides isolate Atlit2015 ecotype Zavitan chromosome 6B, WEW_v2.0, whole genome shotgun sequence genome:
- the LOC119324023 gene encoding uncharacterized protein LOC119324023, whose translation MYLSCRAVFSSRPRGDRNARPAKGPGGPNCRGPLPVSHSHRPFLLLFSGGSPRLPCAAVPSRPAGRRRVRRRCGAAGASASSSPAAASSTPPLKPDAVGAPQVPSGWTSKQASTRGQTWLMSNRRRVAFGSSSARLSRSNLSFMTTRMQLCPSTSPLHMETCLFLKLSMTLRNEHEQGTVSEQKYFCRSESLIPSRVHTGSAMVAGTNCFRLDQWKQSVRAPFTGRTQAIFTISVQE comes from the exons ATGTACCTCTCTTGCCGGGCCGTATTTTCTTCCAGGCCGCGAGGAGACAGAAACGCTCGGCCCGCCAAAGGACCGGGAGGCCCGAACTGCCGCGGCCCGCTGCCAGTCAGTCACTCACaccgccccttcctcctcctcttctccggcgGTTCTCCCCGGCTCCCATGCGCCGCTGTCCCGTCCCGCCCGGCGGGTCGCCGGAGGGTTCGACGCCGCTGCGGCGCTGCCGGTGCTAGTGCCAgttccagccccgccgccgcctcgtccaCTCCGCCTCTAAAACCCGACGCGGTGGGAGCTCCACAAGTGCCGTCAG GCTGGACCTCGAAGCAAGCATCGACCAG GGGACAGACTTGGCTGATGAGCAACAGAAGAAGGGTAGCATTTGGGAGCTCGTCAGCGAGGCTCAGTCGGA GCAATCTGTCCTTCATGACCACCAGAATGCAGCTATGTCCGAGTACATCACCTCTACATATGGAGACATGTCTCTTTCTCAAGCTCTCGATGACATT GAGAAATGAACATGAACAGGGGACTGTCAGCGAGCAGAAATATTTCTGCCGCTCTGAATCTCTTATCCCGTCAAGGGTGCACACAGGCTCGGCAATGGTCGCAGGTACAAACTGCTTTAGGCTTGATCAGTGGAAGCAATCCGTCCGAGCTCCTTTCACAGGCCGAACTCAGGCGATCTTTACCATCTCAGTTCAG GAATAA
- the LOC119324021 gene encoding wall-associated receptor kinase 1-like, translated as MVMTLVMQLMLLLLLPVTRVSAQEQQQPPQQVVRPSCRDKCGNITIPYPFGIGAGCFRNDGRGGFELECNDSRSTPRLTVAGNGIRITSLSIITSEARALLRATRRCYDSKGRITGRSGDTSVPLIGSHYLFSQARNRLVALGCSNLGYFVDAAGYYVSGCMAVCGPQHFIELGSCTGVACCQSTIPPAIDYYEPYVLDFTKEQTDKGIVSYSNSTTCRYVFLAETKWLTTTLTGKSEYLNRTNNFAVPVILDWAVRNVGNCSAAKRNTTDYACQSALSDCVDSKNGNGYQCNCSKGYEGNPYLQDGCRDIDECKRKEEQPCYGVCANTLGSHTCQCPPGTSGDATTKTGCRPKDNFTLALKVVTGVSVGVFLPLFMCFWLYLGLQKRKLIRTKQMFFELNGGLFLQQQISNYNGTSTGTGGFKIFSKEELEKATSNFAADRILGRGGHGIVYKGDLEDKTVVAIKKSKMTEEVPTKEFAREMFILSQINHKNVVKLLGCCLEVEVPMLVYEFVSNGTLYQYIHGSRGLDSDTGFHTCLRIAVESAEALAYMHSSASPPILHGDVKTANILLDDKLTAKVSDFGASKLAPTDEAQMATLVQGTCGYLDPEYLMTCRLTDKSDVYSFGVVLLELLTRKKALYFDGPEEDRSLVLCFMMAVKVGQHQDLLDSQVRDEMRIEALEEITHLVMRCLNMSGEERPTMKEVAERLEMLRRYHHHPWAQADANPEEEQSLLAME; from the exons ATGGTGATGACACTGGTCATGCAGCTCATGTTGCTGTTACTACTGCCAGTGACTCGAGTCTCAGCCCAGGAGCAGCAGCAGCCACCGCAGCAGGTTGTGCGGCCTAGCTGCCGTGACAAGTGCGGCAACATCACCATCCCCTACCCCTTTGGCATCGGCGCCGGCTGCTTCCGCAACGACGGCCGAGGTGGCTTCGAGCTCGAGTGCAATGACTCGCGCTCGACACCGCGGCTCACCGTGGCTGGCAATGGGATCCGCATAACCAGCCTGTCCATCATCACCAGCGAGGCCAGGGCCCTCCTTAGAGCAACACGCCGATGCTATGACAGCAAGGGGCGCATCACCGGCAGGAGCGGCGACACGTCCGTACCACTCATTGGCAGCCACTACCTCTTCTCCCAGGCCAGGAACCGCCTTGTTGCGCTTGGTTGCTCCAACCTCGGCTACTTCGTCGATGCCGCAGGCTACTACGTCAGTGGGTGCATGGCAGTGTGCGGGCCGCAACACttcattgagttggggtcctgcaCAGGCGTGGCCTGCTGCCAGAGCACGATACCCCCGGCTATCGACTACTACGAGCCATACGTGCTCGACTTCACAAAGGAGCAGACAGACAAAGGCATAGTCTCCTATAGCAACAGCACAACCTGCCGGTATGTGTTCCTGGCGGAGACCAAGTGGTTAACTACAACACTGACTGGTAAAAGTGAGTACCTCAACCGGACCAACAACTTCGCTGTGCCCGTCATCCTCGACTGGGCAGTCCGAAACGTCGGCAACTGCAGCGCCGCCAAGCGCAACACAACCGACTACGCGTGCCAGAGCGCGCTCAGTGACTGTGTCGactccaagaatggcaatgggtacCAGTGCAACTGCTCCAAGGGCTACGAGGGCAACCCCTATCTACAAGATGGATGCAGAG ACATCGACGAGTGCAAACGCAAAGAAGAGCAACCATGCTACGGCGTATGTGCAAATACTCTGGGAAGCCACACTTGCCAATGCCCGCCAGGGACTAGTGGAGATGCCACAACAAAGACCGGTTGCCGGCCGAAGGACAATTTCACGTTAGCACTGAAAGTAGTTACAG GAGTCAGCGTTGGAGTGTTCTTGCCTTTGTTCATGTGTTTCTGGCTCTACTTGGGGCTCCAGAAGAGGAAGCTTATCAGAACAAAGCAAATGTTCTTCGAGCTAAATGGAGGCCTCTTCCTGCAGCAGCAGATAAGTAACTACAATGGCACCAGCACAGGCACTGGTGGGTTCAAGATCTTCTCCAAGGAAGAGCTGGAGAAAGCAACCAGCAACTTCGCGGCCGACCGTATTCTCGGCCGCGGTGGGCACGGCATCGTCTACAAGGGTGACCTTGAGGACAAGACAGTGGTGGCGATCAAGAAGTCAAAGATGACGGAAGAGGTCCCGACCAAGGAATTCGCAAGGGAGATGTTCATCCTCTCCCAGATCAACCACAAGAATGTCGTCAAGCTGCTCGGATGTTGCCTCGAAGTAGAAGTGCCCATGTTGGTCTATGAGTTCGTCTCGAACGGTACACTCTACCAGTACATCCATGGTAGTAGGGGCCTTGACTCTGACACAGGATTCCACACCTGCCTTAGAATAGCAGTAGAGTCAGCCGAGGCATTGGCATATATGCACTCTTCAGCCTCGCCGCCGATTCTCCATGGAGACGTCAAGACGGCAAACATTCTGTTAGATGACAAGCTCACAGCAAAAGTTTCAGATTTCGGAGCATCAAAACTGGCACCAACTGATGAGGCCCAGATGGCAACGTTGGTGCAGGGAACTTGCGGTTACCTTGACCCAGAATACCTAATGACATGCCGGCTGACTGATAAGAGTGATGTGTACagctttggtgttgtcctattggagCTTCTGACAAGGAAGAAGGCATTGTACTTCGACGGACCGGAGGAAGATAGAAGCCTTGTTTTATGCTTCATGATGGCAGTGAAGGTAGGCCAGCACCAAGACCTTCTGGACAGCCAAGTGAGGGACGAGATGAGAATCGAAGCGCTTGAAGAGATCACACACCTAGTTATGAGATGCTTGAACATGAGTGGGGAAGAGCGGCCAACGATGAAGGAGGTTGCAGAGAGGTTGGAGATGCTGAGGAGATACCACCACCACCCGTGGGCTCAAGCAGATGCTAATCCAGAGGAGGAACAGAGCTTGCTTGCTATGGAATAA
- the LOC119324022 gene encoding wall-associated receptor kinase 1-like yields MAITLVVLLVLLLLLPVTRVLAQEQQQQQQQQQPTQHVVQPGCRDKCGNITIPYPFGIGAGCFRDDGRGGFQLLCEDSLPVPRLTVADYGIQITGLSISTGEAQASLNASRHCYNSKGGMPKNKGDPIFYGKSTTCRYVFLVETEWLSTGYTGENFNRIDDFAVPVVLDWAVRNVRNCRAARRNETKYACQSTVSQCVNSRNGAGYRCECSKGYEGNPYLEDGCKDINECEHEEKDACYGVCINMPGSYTCECPPGTSGDATAKNGCQPKDSFTLALKIVTGVSLGVFLPFFMFFWLYLGLQKRKLIRTKQKFFELNGGLFLQQQISNNNGTSKGNGGFKIFSKEELEKATKNFAADRVLGHGGHGIVYKGVLEDKTVVAIKKSKMEEAPTKEFAREMFILSQINHRNVVKLLGCCLEAEVPMLVYEFVSNGTLYHYIHGDKGINSDIAFGTCLRVAVESAEALAYMHSSASPPILHGDIKTANILLDHKLTAKVSDFGASKLAPTDEAKMATLVQGTCGYLDPEYLMTCLLTDKSDVYSFGVVLLELLTRKKALYLEGPGEDRSLVLCFMTAVKVGQHQELLDRQVKDEMRIEVLEEITHLVIRCLNMSGEERPTMKEVAERLEMLRRYQHHPWAQADANPEEEQSLLVMNQQNVNYKFTQDYILDL; encoded by the exons ATGGCGATCACACTGGTCGTGCTGCTCGTGCTGCTGTTGCTACTGCCAGTGACTCGGGTCTTAGctcaggagcagcagcagcagcagcagcagcagcagccgacgCAACATGTTGTGCAGCCGGGCTGCCGTGACAAGTGCGGCAACATCACCATCCCCTACCCCTTTGGCATCGGCGCGGGTTGCTTCCGCGACGATGGCCGAGGTGGCTTCCAGCTTTTGTGTGAGGACTCCCTACCAGTGCCACGGCTGACCGTGGCTGACTACGGCATCCAGATCACCGGCTTATCCATTAGCACCGGCGAGGCCCAGGCCTCCCTCAACGCATCACGCCACTGCTACAACAGCAAGGGGGGC atgccgaagaacaagggaGACCCGATCTTCTATGGAAAGAGCACGACCTGCCGGTACGTGTTCTTGGTGGAGACAGAGTGGTTAAGTACCGGCTACACCGGCGAGAACTTCAACCGGATAGACGACTTCGCCGTGCCCGTCGTTCTCGACTGGGCAGTACGGAACGTCAGGAACTGCAGAGCTGCTAGGCGCAACGAAACCAAGTACGCGTGCCAGAGCACGGTCAGCCAGTGCGTCAATTCCAGAAACGGCGCTGGGTACCGGTGCGAGTGCTCCAAGGGGTATGAGGGCAATCCCTATCTAGAGGATGGATGCAAAG ACATCAATGAGTGTGAACACGAAGAAAAAGACGCATGTTACGGAGTCTGCATAAATATGCCGGGAAGCTACACTTGCGAGTGCCCTCCTGGGACTAGTGGAGATGCCACAGCGAAGAATGGCTGCCAGCCAAAGGACAGTTTCACTTTAGCACTGAAAATAGTTACAG GTGTCAGCCTTGGAGTGTTCTTGCCATTTTTCATGTTCTTCTGGCTCTACTTGGGGCTCCAGAAGAGGAAGCTTATCAGAACAAAGCAGAAGTTCTTCGAGCTAAATGGAGGCCTCTTCCTGCAGCAGCAGATAAGTAACAACAATGGCACCAGCAAAGGAAATGGTGGCTTCAAGATCTTTTCCAAGGAAGAGCTGGAGAAAGCGACCAAAAACTTTGCAGCCGACCGTGTTCTGGGCCATGGAGGACACGGCATTGTCTACAAGGGTGTCCTTGAGGACAAGACAGTGGTGGCGATCAAAAAGTCAAAGATGGAAGAGGCCCCGACCAAGGAATTCGCAAGGGAGATGTTCATCCTCTCCCAGATAAACCACAGAAATGTCGTCAAGCTGCTTGGATGCTGCCTTGAAGCCGAAGTGCCCATGTTGGTCTACGAGTTCGTCTCAAACGGTACACTGTACCACTACATACATGGTGACAAGGGCATCAACTCTGATATAGCCTTTGGCACCTGTCTTCGGGTAGCGGTAGAGTCAGCCGAGGCACTGGCATACATGCACTCTTCGGCCTCGCCGCCAATCCTCCATGGAGACATCAAGACGGCAAACATTCTGTTGGATCACAAGCTCACAGCAAAAGTTTCAGATTTCGGAGCATCAAAATTGGCACCAACTGATGAGGCCAAAATGGCAACGTTGGTGCAAGGAACTTGCGGTTACCTTGATCCAGAATACCTAATGACATGCCTGCTGACTGACAAGAGTGATGTGTACAGCTTTGGTGTTGTGCTTTTGGAGCTTCTGACAAGGAAGAAGGCATTGTACTTGGAAGGGCCAGGAGAAGATAGAAGCCTCGTTTTATGCTTCATGACGGCAGTGAAGGTAGGTCAGCACCAAGAGCTTCTGGACAGACAAGTGAAGGATGAGATGAGAATCGAAGTGCTTGAAGAGATCACGCACCTTGTGATAAGATGCTTAAACATGAGTGGGGAGGAACGGCCGACAATGAAGGAGGTTGCAGAGAGGCTGGAGATGCTGAGGAGATACCAGCACCATCCGTGGGCTCAAGCGGATGCAAATCCGGAGGAGGAGCAGAGCTTGCTTGTTATGAACCAACAGAATGTGAATTACAAGTTCACGCAGGATTACATCCTTGATTTGTGA
- the LOC119324020 gene encoding wall-associated receptor kinase 2-like codes for MALAAALLFLLMLLHVLVVAPASARRRPPVARPGCRDSCGNITVSYPFGIGAGCYRNDGQQGFQLECHDSGLFPPRLTVSGFDHHLADLSLASGEARAYLNATRECFSSTGGLVDRTNSYMSLQYSVYRFSDAKNRLVALGCPNLGYFVDGDGYYVSGCMSVCRPSRYAMPGPCTGVGCCQSEIPADISFFGPYLRNFPPSKDSTAFTTNATSCHYVFLVEDEWFTYTDRVFLNRTDDFAVPLVLDWAVRNIDNCSAAGQNATDFACRSVGSQCVDATNGPGYRCSCPKGYDGNPYLDRGCADIDECHLKDEYPCYGVCTNTPGSHTCQCPPGTSGGATAKNGCRPKDNFSLALKTVVGVGVGVFMSVFMCFWLYLGFQKRKLIKAKQNFFEHNGGVILQQQMRSHRGAAEGGASGFKIFSEQELVKATNNFAADQVLGRGGHGIVYKGVLEDKTVVAIKKSKMMEESDIKEFAREMLILSQINHRNVVKLLGCCLDIEVPMLVYEYVSNGTLYHFLHGKELNTDTTLDTRLRIAAESAEALAYMHSSASPPILHGDVKTANILLDNNLTAKVSDFGASKLAPSDEVQIATLVQGTCGYLDPEYLMTCQLTDKSDVYSFGVVLLELLTGKKAICFSGPEDRSLVSRFVAATKAGTHEKLLDGQVRKEMGPEALEEVTHIVTRCVSVSGEERPAMKEVAERLEALRRYQRRPWGQAGGNDSEEGQSLFGRDMERGVEYMFGPQDVLDLEGGSTYTLSL; via the exons ATGGCATTAGCAGCCGCCCTTCTGTTCCTGCTGATGCTGTTGCATGTGCTGGTAGTGGCACCGGCGTCAGCTCGTCGGCGGCCGCCCGTGGCGCGGCCGGGGTGCCGCGACAGCTGTGGCAACATCACCGTTTCATACCCGTTCGGCATCGGCGCCGGCTGCTACCGCAACGACGGCCAGCAGGGCTTCCAGCTCGAGTGCCATGACTCCGGCCTCTTCCCTCCGCGTCTCACCGTCAGTGGCTTCGACCACCACCTCGCAGACCTCTCCCTCGCGTCCGGCGAGGCCCGCGCCTACCTCAACGCGACGCGGGAGTGCTTCAGCTCCACCGGCGGCCTCGTCGACCGCACCAACAGCTACATGTCCCTCCAGTACAGCGTCTACCGCTTCTCCGACGCCAAGAACCGTCTGGTCGCGCTCGGCTGCCCCAACCTCGGCTACTTCGTCGACGGCGACGGATACTACGTCAGCGGCTGCATGTCCGTGTGCCGCCCTTCGAGGTATGCCATGCCCGGCCCGTGCACCGGCGTCGGGTGCTGCCAGAGCGAGATACCCGCCGACATCAGCTTCTTCGGGCCTTACCTGCGCAACTTCCCGCCGTCCAAAGATTCAACCGCTTTCACCACCAACGCCACGTCCTGCCACTACGTGTTCCTCGTCGAGGACGAGTGGTTCACCTACACCGACCGCGTCTTCCTCAACCGCACCGACGACTTCGCCGTGCCCCTCGTGCTCGACTGGGCCGTCCGCAACATCGACAACTGCAGCGCGGCCGGCCAAAACGCCACCGACTTCGCCTGCCGGAGCGTGGGCAGCCAGTGCGTCGACGCAACCAATGGCCCCGGGTACCGGTGCAGCTGCCCCAAGGGCTACGACGGCAACCCTTATCTCGACCGTGGATGCGCAG ACATCGACGAGTGCCATCTGAAAGACGAATACCCGTGCTACGGTGTGTGCACAAACACGCCGGGGAGCCACACTTGCCAATGCCCACCGGGTACAAGTGGAGGTGCCACCGCCAAGAACGGCTGCAGGCCAAAGGACAATTTCTCCCTAGCTCTGAAAACCGTCGTAG GAGTCGGCGTTGGCGTGTTCATGTCGGTTTTCATGTGCTTCTGGCTCTACCTGGGGTTCCAGAAGAGGAAACTGATCAAAGCAAAACAGAACTTCTTCGAGCACAATGGAGGCGTCATCTTGCAGCAACAGATGCGTTCCCATAGAGGTGCCGCCGAAGGAGGCGCCAGCGGGTTCAAGATATTCTCGGAACAAGAGCTAGTGAAAgccaccaacaacttcgccgccgaTCAGGTCCTCGGACGCGGAGGCCATGGCATAGTCTACAAGGGCGTTTTGGAGGACAAGACTGTGGTGGCCATAAAAAAGTCTAAGATGATGGAGGAGTCTGATATCAAGGAGTTCGCGAGGGAGATGCTCATTCTCTCCCAGATCAACCACCGTAATGTTGTCAAGCTGCTCGGTTGCTGCCTTGACATAGAGGTGCCGATGCTGGTTTACGAGTACGTCTCAAACGGCACCCTCTACCACTTCCTCCACGGAAAGGAGCTTAACACTGACACAACCTTGGACACTCGTCTCCGGATAGCAGCAGAGTCCGCGGAGGCGTTGGCATACATGCACTCGTCGGCCTCGCCGCCGATCCTCCATGGAGATGTCAAGACCGCCAACATCCTCCTCGACAACAATCTCACCGCCAAAGTCTCGGACTTTGGGGCATCAAAGCTGGCGCCAAGCGACGAGGTTCAAATCGCAACACTGGTGCAGGGCACCTGCGGGTACCTAGACCCGGAGTACCTCATGACATGCCAGTTGACAGACAAGAGTGATGTGTATAGTTTTGGGGTCGTGCTTTTAGAGCTTCTCACCGGAAAGAAGGCGATCTGCTTCAGCGGGCCAGAGGACAGGAGCCTAGTGTCACGCTTCGTAGCAGCCACGAAGGCCGGCACACATGAGAAGCTCCTGGACGGCCAAGTGAGGAAGGAAATGGGACCCGAAGCACTGGAAGAGGTCACCCACATCGTGACCCGATGCGTGAGCGTGAGCGGGGAAGAGCGTCCGGCCATGAAGGAGGTGGCGGAGAGGCTGGAGGCGCTAAGGAGGTACCAGCGGCGCCCGTGGGGTCAAGCTGGTGGCAATGATTCGGAGGAAGGGCAGAGCTTGTTTGGTAGGGATATGGAACGGGGTGTGGAGTACATGTTTGGGCCTCAAGATGTCCTTGATCTTGAAGGGGGTAGCACATATACTTTAAGCTTGTAG